DNA from Actinomycetota bacterium:
TGTTGCGGTTCATGCCCAGGAACGCTGCAGCGGCACCACCGACGAACGGCGGGCCGAGACGACGTCCCCACTCGCCACCGGGTGGCTCGACCTTCCAGATCTTCGCTCCGAGGTCACCGAGGTGCATCGCACACGTCGGGCCTGCAGCTCCCTGGGAAAGGTCGAGCACCGTTACGCCGTCAAGTGCGCCTGGCATCTGCCTATGCCTCCTCATCGTGGCCGGTCGGCCGGCTCGTCGAAGCTCCGCGAACGACGAAACCAGCGATCTCCGCGGCGATCTCGTCCGGGGAGTACACACCAGATGGCTGGTACCAGCGCACGACAGAGTTGCACATGCCGAGGATCGCTTTGACCGCGACACCGGCATCCTGGTCGACGAAGTCGCCGGACGCTATCCCCTCGTCGAACATCTCGCGGAAGATGAGCTCGTACCGGTCACGGTTCGTGATGTGATTCGCCATGAAGTCGGGGCTCAGGTAGCGGCCCTCCTCGATGAAGCAGGCAACCGCGTCGCGGTCGTGGATGGCCTCGACCGTGTGGAGATCGATCGCCCTGCGTAACCGCTCGGCGATCGGGAGGTCTGAGTCTGCCACTTCTCGCACAAGGGGTGTCACACGGTTGACGGTCAGTTCGATGATCTCGGACAGGAGGGCCTGCTTGCTCGGGAAGTGGTGGTACAGGCTCGACTTACTGATCCCGACCTCTGCAGCGAGGT
Protein-coding regions in this window:
- a CDS encoding TetR/AcrR family transcriptional regulator, whose amino-acid sequence is MTGDLTTRERIRREAAALFRNKGFNGTSMADLAAEVGISKSSLYHHFPSKQALLSEIIELTVNRVTPLVREVADSDLPIAERLRRAIDLHTVEAIHDRDAVACFIEEGRYLSPDFMANHITNRDRYELIFREMFDEGIASGDFVDQDAGVAVKAILGMCNSVVRWYQPSGVYSPDEIAAEIAGFVVRGASTSRPTGHDEEA